In Plasmodium yoelii strain 17X genome assembly, chromosome: 6, one DNA window encodes the following:
- a CDS encoding tRNA-guanine transglycosylase: MNNFTITENEKNLKKIKKNIEESNTNISYEEPLPFDFLTENDYKKYDNFVNFFEENFSKINIKDINNKINEIKNEENSYFSNYLNSSDESDVEMIEKGGQHDLDLDFKKKKEYNKNLKLINIKKNKRARLNVIVIKKKYIDNTSIVEENVKEIKKNTIIISPLFMPVGTKCCIKGLIEEEVKHICNYIILSNTYHVSNIYDMTIFQKNKDINNFIRFPNSMLTDSGGFQMVSLSKRIKILEEGILFNNIYDSSIINKNMQLLLKDEIDCDQPIGIHLNQGTGNVEKNGDIEKNGDIEQNGDIEKNGDIEQNGDIEQNGDIEQNGDIEQNGDIEQNGDIEQNEGEDILLTPEKSIKLQNMIGSDIIMALDDVRPATESDIKKIEEATYRTNRWLERCIKSHGKKEEQTLFGIIQGGLCIDLRNKSMDFILRKKLNGYAIGGLCGGEKKKKFIEIINHCSNENNLKYNYLPINKCRYIMGIGYLMDILFCSILGYDMYDCVYPSRTARFNTALSYDGTLKLKQAKYKYDFTPLVKNCSCYVCSNYSKSFLHLLITKKNPVVNTLLTIHNIFFTLHFCYLMRVSIFSNKIDYFVTTALYNNFVIGYKNGNYKIPDSDIMSDSDNSPVNRNTNLNKQNENESKNNKTTINGLINICNNNTSVNETNEITGNYDYYGDNLKNEFSTKKNDKINELKERLPIWALEALKYANIELKF; this comes from the coding sequence atgaataattttacaattacagaaaatgaaaaaaacctcaaaaaaataaaaaaaaacatagaGGAGAGTAATACCAATATTAGTTATGAAGAACCACTACCTTTTGATTTCCTCACTGAAAATgactataaaaaatatgataattttgttaatttttttgaagaaaatttttcaaaaattaatataaaggatataaataataaaataaatgaaattaaaaatgaagaaaattcatatttttccaaCTATTTAAATAGTTCAGATGAAAGTGATGTTGAAATGATAGAAAAGGGGGGTCAACATGATTTAGATTTAgattttaagaaaaaaaaagaatataacaaaaacttaaaattaataaatataaaaaaaaacaaaagagCAAGATTAAATGTaatagttataaaaaaaaagtatatagaTAATACTTCAATAGTTGAAGAAAAtgtaaaagaaataaaaaaaaacacgaTAATAATATCACCCCTATTTATGCCTGTAGGTACAAAATGTTGTATTAAAGGCCTAATAGAAGAAGAAGTAAAACATATatgtaattatattattttaagtAACACTTATCATGTTTCAAATATTTATGATATGactatatttcaaaaaaataaagatattaacaattttataaGATTCCCAAATTCGATGCTTACAGATTCGGGTGGGTTTCAAATGGTTTCTCTTAGCAAGCgaattaaaatattagaaGAAGGAATATTGTTTAATAACATATATGATAGCtcaattattaataaaaatatgcaattGCTTTTAAAGGATGAAATAGATTGTGATCAGCCAATTGGTATACACTTAAATCAAGGAACTGGAAATGTAGAAAAAAACGGAGACATAGAAAAAAACGGAGACATAGAACAAAACGGAGACATAGAAAAAAACGGAGACATAGAACAAAATGGAGACATAGAACAAAATGGAGACATAGAACAAAATGGAGACATAGAACAAAATGGAGACATAGAACAAAATGGAGACATAGAACAAAATGAAGGGGAAGATATACTTCTTACCCCTGAAAAATCAATTAAACTACAAAATATGATTGGAAGCGATATAATAATGGCATTAGATGATGTTCGGCCTGCCACAGAAAgcgatataaaaaaaattgaggAAGCAACATATAGAACAAATAGATGGTTAGAAAGGTGTATAAAAAGTCATGGCAAAAAAGAAGAACAAACTTTATTTGGAATAATACAAGGAGGATTATGTATTGATTTAAGAAATAAATCTATGGATTTTATTTtacgaaaaaaattaaatgggTATGCTATAGGGGGTTTATGTGgaggtgaaaaaaaaaaaaaatttatagaaataataaatcattGTTCAAATGAaaacaatttaaaatataattatttaccaataaataaatgtagaTATATAATGGGTATAGGATATTTAAtggatatattattttgttcaatTTTAGGATATGATATGTATGATTGTGTATACCCATCAAGAACAGCACGATTTAATACCGCATTAAGTTATGATGGaacattaaaattaaaacaagctaaatataaatatgattttaCCCCACTTGTTAAAAATTGTTCTTGTTATGTTTGTAGTAATTATTCTAAATCATTTTTACATTTGCTtataactaaaaaaaatccAGTTGTTAATACTTTATTAAcaattcataatattttttttacacttCATTTTTGCTATCTAATGAGAGTATCGATTTTTTCGAACAAAATTGACTATTTTGTCACAACTGCtttatataacaattttgTTATtggatataaaaatggaaattataaaatCCCAGATAGTGATATTATGAGTGATAGTGATAATAGTCCAGTAAACAGAAATACCAATTtgaataaacaaaatgaaaatgaatcTAAGAATAATAAGACAACAATTAATGGtctaataaatatatgcaataataACACAAGTGTGAACGAAACAAATGAAATAACAGGAAATTATGATTATTATggtgataatttaaaaaatgaattttccactaaaaaaaacgataaaataaatgaactaAAAGAGCGATTACCAATTTGGGCATTAGAAGCTTTGAAATATGCCAATATAGAActcaaattttga